Proteins encoded in a region of the Methanobrevibacter millerae genome:
- a CDS encoding zinc ribbon domain-containing protein, producing the protein MVKCPRCGHDNISSTTYCENCSYILDGSPTGQKKGGWKMGTAKKIVLIIGIIAIALVLFSAINHFNKPTNEESLNVVVADNNVQQGSSHPYAVKVIYDGFWYSKAGEPSTLQEQSTQGRHTFDLDCAAWDKVYVLVEKNDDSTENMTVQLLKNGEVVAENSTTNSGGQVTINYQS; encoded by the coding sequence ATGGTAAAATGTCCAAGATGTGGTCATGACAATATTTCGTCAACCACGTATTGTGAGAACTGTTCCTATATATTGGATGGTTCACCCACAGGTCAGAAAAAAGGTGGGTGGAAAATGGGAACAGCAAAAAAAATTGTTTTAATTATTGGTATAATTGCTATTGCATTAGTTTTATTTTCAGCTATTAATCATTTTAACAAGCCAACTAATGAAGAATCATTAAATGTTGTTGTTGCAGATAATAATGTGCAGCAGGGCTCTTCTCATCCTTATGCGGTAAAAGTAATTTACGATGGATTCTGGTATTCTAAAGCAGGAGAACCTAGCACACTTCAAGAGCAATCAACTCAAGGAAGACATACTTTTGACTTAGACTGTGCTGCATGGGATAAGGTTTATGTTCTGGTTGAAAAAAATGACGATTCTACTGAAAACATGACTGTTCAACTTTTAAAAAATGGTGAGGTCGTAGCTGAAAATTCAACTACAAATTCCGGCGGTCAGGTAACTATAAATTATCAAAGTTAG
- the uvrC gene encoding excinuclease ABC subunit UvrC, whose protein sequence is MSTKIKSPENLPKKPGVYIMRNADGEIIYIGKAKNLLNRVRSYFREKLDRPKTQILMSHFDSLEYIITNSEKEALILEANLIKKHHPRYNIQLKDDKRYPYVKITDEKFPRLVITRNITKNGIYYGPFTDVGSVKRTVKFLKSLFKIRTCRNMDGPCLNAQIDLCYAPCTGNITEKEYSEIINKIDLFFQGKYSVIVKNLKKEMKEAAESEEYEKAAVLRDQIESIEEIMEKQFVDLVDDDLDQDVIAIAKGKLDIYVVIMPVRNGKITGRDDFLMSGSEHDSTSEIISSFIQQYYGYNRHVPKQILLSEEIDDNELLEEWLSDLRGNKVHIKVPQKGVKLRLVKMAEKNAEIIKHQKKKLENSMIELKKYLKLEKLPRIIEGYDISNISGKFAVGSKVSFKDAKPNKKMYKHFKMETPGPNDFAMMKELLTRRLKMIETDPEPDLIVIDGGKGQLGMACDVLDELNLSHIPIIGLAKEFEEIYLPNSKRPIIIPKNNRALHLLQQVRDESHRFAITYHRKLRSKNIIQSSLDDIKGIGKKRKINLLKEFGSIDNIKNASVDELLKVEGMSKNSAQNVYDFFH, encoded by the coding sequence ATGTCTACAAAAATTAAATCTCCAGAAAATCTGCCAAAAAAGCCAGGTGTTTATATTATGAGAAATGCCGATGGTGAAATAATCTATATTGGTAAGGCTAAAAATCTTTTAAATAGGGTACGTTCCTATTTTAGGGAAAAACTGGACAGACCGAAAACTCAAATTTTAATGAGTCATTTTGATAGTTTGGAGTATATTATAACAAATTCCGAAAAGGAAGCTTTGATTTTAGAGGCTAATCTAATCAAAAAGCATCATCCTCGTTATAATATTCAGCTAAAGGATGATAAGCGTTATCCTTATGTTAAAATAACTGATGAAAAGTTCCCGCGTTTAGTCATTACAAGAAACATTACTAAAAATGGCATATATTATGGACCATTTACTGATGTTGGTTCTGTTAAAAGAACGGTCAAATTTTTAAAATCATTATTTAAAATTAGGACCTGTCGTAATATGGATGGGCCATGCCTTAATGCTCAAATTGATTTATGCTATGCTCCGTGCACAGGTAATATTACAGAAAAGGAGTACAGTGAAATCATTAACAAAATTGATTTATTTTTCCAGGGTAAATATTCAGTCATCGTTAAGAATCTGAAAAAGGAAATGAAAGAAGCTGCAGAAAGTGAAGAATATGAAAAGGCTGCAGTGCTAAGAGATCAAATTGAATCAATTGAAGAAATTATGGAAAAACAATTTGTTGATTTGGTTGATGATGATTTGGACCAGGACGTAATAGCTATTGCAAAAGGCAAACTTGATATTTATGTCGTTATCATGCCTGTTCGTAATGGTAAAATCACCGGCCGTGATGACTTTTTGATGAGCGGGTCAGAGCATGATTCTACTTCAGAGATTATATCATCATTCATTCAGCAGTATTATGGTTATAACAGACATGTTCCAAAGCAGATATTATTAAGTGAAGAGATTGATGATAATGAATTGCTTGAAGAATGGCTAAGTGATTTGAGAGGAAATAAAGTACATATAAAAGTTCCGCAAAAGGGAGTTAAGTTAAGGCTAGTAAAGATGGCGGAGAAAAATGCTGAAATAATTAAGCATCAAAAGAAAAAGCTCGAAAACTCAATGATAGAACTTAAAAAATATTTGAAGCTTGAAAAGCTGCCTCGTATTATTGAAGGTTATGACATAAGTAACATCTCAGGAAAATTTGCTGTTGGTTCTAAGGTATCATTTAAGGATGCAAAACCAAACAAAAAGATGTATAAGCATTTCAAAATGGAAACACCAGGACCAAATGATTTTGCAATGATGAAAGAATTACTGACTCGTCGTTTAAAGATGATTGAAACAGACCCTGAGCCTGACTTGATTGTCATTGATGGAGGTAAAGGTCAATTGGGTATGGCCTGTGATGTTTTGGATGAGTTAAATTTAAGCCATATTCCAATTATAGGTCTTGCAAAGGAATTTGAAGAGATTTATCTTCCGAATTCAAAAAGGCCCATTATAATTCCTAAAAACAACAGGGCTCTTCATTTGCTGCAACAGGTTCGGGATGAGTCTCACCGTTTTGCTATCACTTATCACAGAAAGCTTAGAAGTAAGAATATAATCCAATCCAGTCTTGATGATATAAAAGGTATTGGTAAAAAACGTAAAATCAATCTTTTAAAGGAATTCGGATCTATTGATAATATTAAAAATGCAAGTGTTGATGAGCTTTTAAAAGTTGAGGGCATGAGTAAAAATTCTGCCCAAAATGTATATGATTTTTTCCATTAA